The following proteins are co-located in the Apis mellifera strain DH4 linkage group LG11, Amel_HAv3.1, whole genome shotgun sequence genome:
- the LOC409569 gene encoding uncharacterized protein LOC409569 has translation MTVSNPLIKELKGWTKKLTESDIEIDEENKDLPFFYKSLEKCFQKGILMRLNPIGFPKLPDAWYWLEEIAEKHFSSCCTYSLVIEQVKKNPKVYTPTGRLRLLIKTCLIRKCLHMPVEMLVRTPLMSTDYYDRNSILGDNILGEIFLSVLLQSSKLNFKLNLRNCSFLDESWQLPECVALELVPCKSLGISVCFTKGRALIVNLDKNSVAAEDDKVEIGDILDEINGNAITSNTRGQLRKFMKKTVGQPVCLYVIKHRNKKTYELYAPIVHLIKSSGIEGLKKILKRFNSEIQDENEKTEIIKSENKSLNAGFSVKYCGSIYIGTKGDVKQIERAILQVLKSEEIKSVPVKFECLELGIRVTQDSNDMVICKQSYMEISSCGRTGNIPNYFAFISGDTNCNLATKFDAYVFYHQNENEVQTILQSLGQGFQRTHFAV, from the exons ATGACGGTCTCAAATCCTCttattaaagaattgaaag gTTGGACAAAGAAATTAACTGAAAGTGATATTGAGATTGATGAAGAAAACAAAGAtctaccttttttttataaaagtttagaaaaatgttttcaaaaagGAATATTGATGCGTTTAAATCCAATAGGTTTTCCAAAATTACCTGATGCTTGGTATTGGTTGGAAGAAATTGCAGAAAAACATTTTAG ttctTGTTGCACTTATTCTTTGGTTATTGAgcaagtgaaaaaaaatccaaaagttTATACACCTACTGGACGTCTTaggcttttaattaaaacatgttTGATACGAAAGTGCCTTCATATGCCAGTTGAAATGTtg gtCAGAACACCATTAATGTCTACTGACTATTATGATAGAAATAGTATTCTGGGAGATAATATTcttggagaaatatttttatcagtaTTACTGCAAAgcagtaaattaaattttaaattgaatttacgaAATTGTAGCTTTTTAGATGAATCTTGGCAATTACCAGAATGTGTGGCTTTGGAATTAGTACCATGTAAAAGTTTAGGTATTTCTGTGTG TTTTACAAAAGGAAGAGCTTTAATAGTTAACTTGGATAAAAATTCTGTGGCTGCAGAAGAT gataaagttgaaattggagatattttagatgaaataaatggaaatgcTATAACATCTAATACTAGAGGACAATTacgtaaatttatgaaaaaaactgTAGGTCAACCAGTCTgcttatatgtaattaaa catcgtaataaaaaaacttatgaATTATATGCACCAATTGTTCATCTTATAAAAAGTTCAGGTATTGaaggtttaaaaaaaattttaaaaagatttaattctgaaatacaagatgaaaatgaaaaaactgaaataattaaatcagaaaataaatcattgaatGCTGGTTTCTCTGTTAAATATTGTGgttctatatatattggtACAAAAGGGGATGTTAAACAAATAGAAAGAGCAATTTTGCAAGTATTAAAgtcagaagaaataaaatcagtGCCTGTGAAATTTGAATGCCTGGAACTAGGAATTAGAGTGACTCAAGATTCAAATGACATg gtGATATGTAAACAAAGTTACATGGAAATTTCATCTTGTGGTCGTACAGGAAACATTCctaattattttgcatttatttcagg AGATACTAATTGCAATCTAGCAACGAAATTTGATGCATATGTATTTTACcatcaaaatgaaaatgaagtgCAAACTATATTACAAAGTTTGGGTCAAGGATTTCAACGTACTCATTTTGCagtttaa
- the LOC100577378 gene encoding galactokinase, with translation MATIVPDINEIKSKALEAFANEFGDNANICVCAPGRVNLIGEHTDYNEGFVLPMALPMVTLIVGKLSNGKKCKIVSLNDIVNSENYTEFEVNFRKNIKPGEPKWANYVKGCVANFICDVPPFNAIILSTVPVGAGLSSSAALEVAMYTFLEALTGIESEKPEDKAIACQRAEHDFAGVPCGIMDQFISVMAKEGYALLLDCKDLSTKQIPISKINDYIFLITNSNAPHKLSSSAYCQRRDCCYEVAKRLNKKSLREVSMNDIQVLKSQNVPEEMIKRTRHVVTEIKRTIDAVEALEKGDLKKFGQLMNESHDSLKNDYEVSSVELDTLVKAAREINGVLGSRLTGAGFGGCTITLLRKDVIDETINHMKTKYSGNATFYIAEPAMGARILDKN, from the exons ATGGCAACAATTGTGCCTgacataaatgaaataaaatcaaaagctTTGGAAGCTTTTGCAAATGAATTTGGAGATAATGCGAATATTTGTGTATGTGCACCCGGTCGTGTGAATTTAATCGGAGAACATACAGATTATAATGAAGGTTTTGTTTTACCTATG GCATTGCCCATGGTTACACTTATAGTGGGAAAACTTAgcaatggaaaaaaatgtaaaattgtttctcTCAATGATATAgttaattctgaaaattatactgaatttgaagttaattttcgtaagaatATAAAACCTGGGGAACCAAAATGGGCTAATTATGTAAAAGGATGtgtagcaaattttattt GTGATGTGCCACCTTTTAATGCTATTATTTTATCCACTGTACCAGTTGGTGCTGGTTTAAGTAGTTCAGCTGCTTTGGAAGTTGCTATGTATACATTTTTGGAAGCATTAACTGGTATAGAATCAGAAAAGCCAGAAGATAaa GCAATAGCTTGTCAACGAGCTGAACATGATTTTGCTGGAGTTCCATGTGGTATCATGgatcaatttatttctgtGATGGCCAAAGAAGGTTATGCCCTTCTTCTTGATTGTAAAGATCTTAGTACTAAACAAATAcctatatcaaaaataaatgattatatttttttaattactaactCTAATGCACCTCATAAATTAAGTTCAAGTGCATATTGTCAGCGTAGAGATTGTTGTTATGAAGTtgcaaaaagattaaataaaaaaagtttacgtGAAGTATCTATGAATGATATTCAAG ttttaaaatcacaaaatgtacctgaagaaatgataaaaagaactCGTCACGTAGTcacagaaattaaaagaacaatTGATGCTGTAGAAGCTCTTGAAAAGGGAGATCTCAAAAAATTTGGACAGTTAATGAATGAAAGTCatgattctttgaaaaatgattatgaAGTTTCTTCAGTTGAATTGGACACTTTAGTAAAAGCAGCAAGAGAAATAAATGGAGTTTTAGGAAGCCGTCTAACTGGTGCTGGTTTTGGAGGATGtacaataacattattaagaaaagatgTAATTGATGAAACAATCAATCATATGAAAACAAA ATATTCTGGAAATGCAACATTTTATATAGCAGAACCTGCAATGGGTGCAAGAATTTTagacaaaaattaa
- the LOC413934 gene encoding sodium-independent sulfate anion transporter isoform X1 translates to MSKYNVQDVDLETGKQVRLTGYSNAAFEDPLRSNNNDLDQMPEFENRLNNIRVCNQDDKTASNDVPQNPEKDLLCSLGRKWVYQRIKRSCKKKMVYKRVPIAAWIQTYRKDYIVSDLVAGITVGLTVIPQAIAYANVAGLPLQYGLYSSFMACFVYTIFGSCKDVPVGPTAIIAILTRETLQKSDLGPDFAVLLTFISGCACLLMGILHLGFLLDFISGPVSVGFTSAAAIIIATSQVKDILGIHIGGSKFVEVWQNIFEKIGETKLWDSALGITCIIVLLLLRVSTIIQHVTILIEKIKDIPFMQKAAKMSSRVQVIMQKSLWLLSTARNILVVLVCGVICWLLESHLGSSPVKLTGHVKQGLPEFQLPPFQTNHKNETYNFVDMVSALGSGCLVIPLLSLLETISIAKVFNEGKPIDATQEMLALGVCNVVSAFVSSMPVSGGLSRGAVNHSSGVKTTLGGVYTGLLVLVSLQFLTPYLYFIPNAALAAIIIAAVIFMVELHVIKPIWRTKKIDLIPAVATFLCCLFIRLELGIVIGIGINVLFLLYASARPSLRVHKDTSINGCEYLVITPDRSLVFPSVEYVRAVISKQGTKQGTAVPVVIDSTHIQAADFTAAKGIKSLTEDFSKRGQPLIFHNLKPSIIEIFKGVKPSGLKCSSSELELNDCLKEFSNSSTTMNRY, encoded by the exons ATGTCCAAGTACAATGTCCAGGACGTCGATCTCGAAACGGGGAAGCAGGTTCGGTTAACCGGATACAGCAATGCCGCCTTCGAGGATCCTCTTCGAAGCAACAACAACGATCTCGATCAAATGCCCGAGTTTGAGAACAGACTCAACAATATTCGTGTTTGCAATCAGGATGACAAAACCGCGAGCAACGATG ttcCTCAAAATCCTGAAAAAGATCTATTATGCTCTCTAGGAAGAAAATGGGTGTATCAACGAATCAAAAGGTCgtgcaagaaaaaaatggtTTACAAAAGGGTACCTATAGCAGCGTGGATACAAACGTATCGTAAGGATTACATAGTAAGTGATCTCGTTGCTGGTATTACCGTAGGCCTTACCGTTATACCACAGGCGATAGCTTATGCGAATGTGGCAGGACTTCCTTTGCAG TACGGTTTATATTCGTCTTTCATGGCATGCTTCGTTTACACTATCTTTGGATCCTGCAAAGACGTTCCAGTTGGGCCAACTGCAATTATCGCAATCTTGACAAGGGAAACGTTACAAAAATCCGATTTAGGGCCCGATTTTGCGGTTCTTCTAACCTTCATCTCTGGTTGCGCGTGTTTATTAATGGGAATTTTACATTtag GTTTTCTATTGGATTTCATATCGGGACCAGTTTCGGTCGGTTTTACGTCGGCAGCAGCCATAATTATTGCTACTAGCCAAGTGAAGGATATTCTAGGCATTCACATCGGTGGTAGTAAATTTGTCGAAGTATGGcaaaatatattcgagaaaattggGGAGACAAAGCTCTGGGACAGTGCATTGGGTATCACTTGTATAATCGTACTTCTTCTCCTTAGAGTTAGTACCATCATTCAACATGTCACAATCCTTattgaa aaaatcaaagatataCCATTTATGCAAAAAGCGGCAAAAATGTCGTCGAGAGTACAAGTAATTATGCAAAAATCACTTTGGTTGCTATCCACGGCACGAAATATTCTCGTGGTCCTCGTTTGCGGCGTTATATGCTGGCTTTTAGAAAGTCACTTAGGTTCCTCACCCGTTAAATTGACGGGCCACGTTAAACAAGGACTTCCGGAATTTCAGCTACCACCGTTTCAAACCAATCACAAGAACGAAACTTACAATTTCGTCGATATGGTTTCCGCACTCGGTTCTGGATGTCTAGTCATTCCTTTATTGAGCCTCTTAGAAACCATCTCTATTGCCAAAGTTTTCA ATGAAGGTAAACCAATCGATGCGACCCAAGAAATGTTGGCTTTAGGAGTGTGCAACGTTGTGTCAGCTTTCGTTTCTTCCATGCCCGTGAGCGGTGGCCTTAGTCGTGGTGCCGTAAATCATTCATCCGGAGTAAAAACGACTCTTGGCGGTGTTTATACTGGACTCTTAGTACTTGTATCACTTCAGTTCCTTACCCCATATTTGTACTTTATCCCTAACGCCGCCCTCGCTGCAATCATCATCGCGGCTGTCATTTTTATGGTGGAATTACACGTGATCAAGCCTATATGGAGAACAAAAA aaATTGATCTCATACCAGCTGTAGCTACATTTTTATGCTGTCTTTTTATAAGACTTGAATTAGGTATAGTAATTGGTATCGGTATAAACGTTTTGTTCCTACTTTATGCTTCAGCAAGACCATCGCTACGAGTTCATAAAGATACA AGTATCAACGGCTGTGAATATCTTGTCATAACGCCCGACAGAAGTCTCGTTTTTCCAAGTGTCGAATACGTGCGGGCTGTAATTAGTAAACAAGGTACAAAACAGGGAACAGCGGTACCTGTTGTTATAGATTCTACACATATCCAAGCAGCAGATTTTACAGCTGCAAAG ggaattaaaagtttaacggaagatttttcgaaacgtgGACAACctttgatttttcataatttgaaaccgagtattattgaaattttcaaaggtGTAAAACCTTCTGGTTTAAAATGTAGTTCTAGCGAACTCGAACTTAACGATTGTTTGAAAG aattttcaaattcgtcAACTACTATGAACAGGTACTGA
- the LOC413934 gene encoding sodium-independent sulfate anion transporter isoform X2: MSKYNVQDVDLETGKQVRLTGYSNAAFEDPLRSNNNDLDQMPEFENRLNNIRVCNQDDKTASNDVPQNPEKDLLCSLGRKWVYQRIKRSCKKKMVYKRVPIAAWIQTYRKDYIVSDLVAGITVGLTVIPQAIAYANVAGLPLQYGLYSSFMACFVYTIFGSCKDVPVGPTAIIAILTRETLQKSDLGPDFAVLLTFISGCACLLMGILHLGFLLDFISGPVSVGFTSAAAIIIATSQVKDILGIHIGGSKFVEVWQNIFEKIGETKLWDSALGITCIIVLLLLRKIKDIPFMQKAAKMSSRVQVIMQKSLWLLSTARNILVVLVCGVICWLLESHLGSSPVKLTGHVKQGLPEFQLPPFQTNHKNETYNFVDMVSALGSGCLVIPLLSLLETISIAKVFNEGKPIDATQEMLALGVCNVVSAFVSSMPVSGGLSRGAVNHSSGVKTTLGGVYTGLLVLVSLQFLTPYLYFIPNAALAAIIIAAVIFMVELHVIKPIWRTKKIDLIPAVATFLCCLFIRLELGIVIGIGINVLFLLYASARPSLRVHKDTSINGCEYLVITPDRSLVFPSVEYVRAVISKQGTKQGTAVPVVIDSTHIQAADFTAAKGIKSLTEDFSKRGQPLIFHNLKPSIIEIFKGVKPSGLKCSSSELELNDCLKEFSNSSTTMNRY; encoded by the exons ATGTCCAAGTACAATGTCCAGGACGTCGATCTCGAAACGGGGAAGCAGGTTCGGTTAACCGGATACAGCAATGCCGCCTTCGAGGATCCTCTTCGAAGCAACAACAACGATCTCGATCAAATGCCCGAGTTTGAGAACAGACTCAACAATATTCGTGTTTGCAATCAGGATGACAAAACCGCGAGCAACGATG ttcCTCAAAATCCTGAAAAAGATCTATTATGCTCTCTAGGAAGAAAATGGGTGTATCAACGAATCAAAAGGTCgtgcaagaaaaaaatggtTTACAAAAGGGTACCTATAGCAGCGTGGATACAAACGTATCGTAAGGATTACATAGTAAGTGATCTCGTTGCTGGTATTACCGTAGGCCTTACCGTTATACCACAGGCGATAGCTTATGCGAATGTGGCAGGACTTCCTTTGCAG TACGGTTTATATTCGTCTTTCATGGCATGCTTCGTTTACACTATCTTTGGATCCTGCAAAGACGTTCCAGTTGGGCCAACTGCAATTATCGCAATCTTGACAAGGGAAACGTTACAAAAATCCGATTTAGGGCCCGATTTTGCGGTTCTTCTAACCTTCATCTCTGGTTGCGCGTGTTTATTAATGGGAATTTTACATTtag GTTTTCTATTGGATTTCATATCGGGACCAGTTTCGGTCGGTTTTACGTCGGCAGCAGCCATAATTATTGCTACTAGCCAAGTGAAGGATATTCTAGGCATTCACATCGGTGGTAGTAAATTTGTCGAAGTATGGcaaaatatattcgagaaaattggGGAGACAAAGCTCTGGGACAGTGCATTGGGTATCACTTGTATAATCGTACTTCTTCTCCTTAGA aaaatcaaagatataCCATTTATGCAAAAAGCGGCAAAAATGTCGTCGAGAGTACAAGTAATTATGCAAAAATCACTTTGGTTGCTATCCACGGCACGAAATATTCTCGTGGTCCTCGTTTGCGGCGTTATATGCTGGCTTTTAGAAAGTCACTTAGGTTCCTCACCCGTTAAATTGACGGGCCACGTTAAACAAGGACTTCCGGAATTTCAGCTACCACCGTTTCAAACCAATCACAAGAACGAAACTTACAATTTCGTCGATATGGTTTCCGCACTCGGTTCTGGATGTCTAGTCATTCCTTTATTGAGCCTCTTAGAAACCATCTCTATTGCCAAAGTTTTCA ATGAAGGTAAACCAATCGATGCGACCCAAGAAATGTTGGCTTTAGGAGTGTGCAACGTTGTGTCAGCTTTCGTTTCTTCCATGCCCGTGAGCGGTGGCCTTAGTCGTGGTGCCGTAAATCATTCATCCGGAGTAAAAACGACTCTTGGCGGTGTTTATACTGGACTCTTAGTACTTGTATCACTTCAGTTCCTTACCCCATATTTGTACTTTATCCCTAACGCCGCCCTCGCTGCAATCATCATCGCGGCTGTCATTTTTATGGTGGAATTACACGTGATCAAGCCTATATGGAGAACAAAAA aaATTGATCTCATACCAGCTGTAGCTACATTTTTATGCTGTCTTTTTATAAGACTTGAATTAGGTATAGTAATTGGTATCGGTATAAACGTTTTGTTCCTACTTTATGCTTCAGCAAGACCATCGCTACGAGTTCATAAAGATACA AGTATCAACGGCTGTGAATATCTTGTCATAACGCCCGACAGAAGTCTCGTTTTTCCAAGTGTCGAATACGTGCGGGCTGTAATTAGTAAACAAGGTACAAAACAGGGAACAGCGGTACCTGTTGTTATAGATTCTACACATATCCAAGCAGCAGATTTTACAGCTGCAAAG ggaattaaaagtttaacggaagatttttcgaaacgtgGACAACctttgatttttcataatttgaaaccgagtattattgaaattttcaaaggtGTAAAACCTTCTGGTTTAAAATGTAGTTCTAGCGAACTCGAACTTAACGATTGTTTGAAAG aattttcaaattcgtcAACTACTATGAACAGGTACTGA
- the LOC413934 gene encoding sodium-independent sulfate anion transporter isoform X3 produces the protein MVYKRVPIAAWIQTYRKDYIVSDLVAGITVGLTVIPQAIAYANVAGLPLQYGLYSSFMACFVYTIFGSCKDVPVGPTAIIAILTRETLQKSDLGPDFAVLLTFISGCACLLMGILHLGFLLDFISGPVSVGFTSAAAIIIATSQVKDILGIHIGGSKFVEVWQNIFEKIGETKLWDSALGITCIIVLLLLRVSTIIQHVTILIEKIKDIPFMQKAAKMSSRVQVIMQKSLWLLSTARNILVVLVCGVICWLLESHLGSSPVKLTGHVKQGLPEFQLPPFQTNHKNETYNFVDMVSALGSGCLVIPLLSLLETISIAKVFNEGKPIDATQEMLALGVCNVVSAFVSSMPVSGGLSRGAVNHSSGVKTTLGGVYTGLLVLVSLQFLTPYLYFIPNAALAAIIIAAVIFMVELHVIKPIWRTKKIDLIPAVATFLCCLFIRLELGIVIGIGINVLFLLYASARPSLRVHKDTSINGCEYLVITPDRSLVFPSVEYVRAVISKQGTKQGTAVPVVIDSTHIQAADFTAAKGIKSLTEDFSKRGQPLIFHNLKPSIIEIFKGVKPSGLKCSSSELELNDCLKEFSNSSTTMNRY, from the exons atggtTTACAAAAGGGTACCTATAGCAGCGTGGATACAAACGTATCGTAAGGATTACATAGTAAGTGATCTCGTTGCTGGTATTACCGTAGGCCTTACCGTTATACCACAGGCGATAGCTTATGCGAATGTGGCAGGACTTCCTTTGCAG TACGGTTTATATTCGTCTTTCATGGCATGCTTCGTTTACACTATCTTTGGATCCTGCAAAGACGTTCCAGTTGGGCCAACTGCAATTATCGCAATCTTGACAAGGGAAACGTTACAAAAATCCGATTTAGGGCCCGATTTTGCGGTTCTTCTAACCTTCATCTCTGGTTGCGCGTGTTTATTAATGGGAATTTTACATTtag GTTTTCTATTGGATTTCATATCGGGACCAGTTTCGGTCGGTTTTACGTCGGCAGCAGCCATAATTATTGCTACTAGCCAAGTGAAGGATATTCTAGGCATTCACATCGGTGGTAGTAAATTTGTCGAAGTATGGcaaaatatattcgagaaaattggGGAGACAAAGCTCTGGGACAGTGCATTGGGTATCACTTGTATAATCGTACTTCTTCTCCTTAGAGTTAGTACCATCATTCAACATGTCACAATCCTTattgaa aaaatcaaagatataCCATTTATGCAAAAAGCGGCAAAAATGTCGTCGAGAGTACAAGTAATTATGCAAAAATCACTTTGGTTGCTATCCACGGCACGAAATATTCTCGTGGTCCTCGTTTGCGGCGTTATATGCTGGCTTTTAGAAAGTCACTTAGGTTCCTCACCCGTTAAATTGACGGGCCACGTTAAACAAGGACTTCCGGAATTTCAGCTACCACCGTTTCAAACCAATCACAAGAACGAAACTTACAATTTCGTCGATATGGTTTCCGCACTCGGTTCTGGATGTCTAGTCATTCCTTTATTGAGCCTCTTAGAAACCATCTCTATTGCCAAAGTTTTCA ATGAAGGTAAACCAATCGATGCGACCCAAGAAATGTTGGCTTTAGGAGTGTGCAACGTTGTGTCAGCTTTCGTTTCTTCCATGCCCGTGAGCGGTGGCCTTAGTCGTGGTGCCGTAAATCATTCATCCGGAGTAAAAACGACTCTTGGCGGTGTTTATACTGGACTCTTAGTACTTGTATCACTTCAGTTCCTTACCCCATATTTGTACTTTATCCCTAACGCCGCCCTCGCTGCAATCATCATCGCGGCTGTCATTTTTATGGTGGAATTACACGTGATCAAGCCTATATGGAGAACAAAAA aaATTGATCTCATACCAGCTGTAGCTACATTTTTATGCTGTCTTTTTATAAGACTTGAATTAGGTATAGTAATTGGTATCGGTATAAACGTTTTGTTCCTACTTTATGCTTCAGCAAGACCATCGCTACGAGTTCATAAAGATACA AGTATCAACGGCTGTGAATATCTTGTCATAACGCCCGACAGAAGTCTCGTTTTTCCAAGTGTCGAATACGTGCGGGCTGTAATTAGTAAACAAGGTACAAAACAGGGAACAGCGGTACCTGTTGTTATAGATTCTACACATATCCAAGCAGCAGATTTTACAGCTGCAAAG ggaattaaaagtttaacggaagatttttcgaaacgtgGACAACctttgatttttcataatttgaaaccgagtattattgaaattttcaaaggtGTAAAACCTTCTGGTTTAAAATGTAGTTCTAGCGAACTCGAACTTAACGATTGTTTGAAAG aattttcaaattcgtcAACTACTATGAACAGGTACTGA